A single region of the Streptomyces virginiae genome encodes:
- a CDS encoding VOC family protein, translating to MSVQLNHTIIHSRDNRESATFLAHILDLEVGTEWGPFIPVETANGVTLDFATIPAESITVQHYAFLLSEEEFDVAFAKIRAAGVPYFADPHGRHPGEINHNDGGRGVYFTDPNGHGMEIITRPYGYQEPAAE from the coding sequence ATGTCCGTCCAGCTGAACCACACGATCATCCACTCCCGTGACAACCGGGAGTCCGCCACTTTCCTGGCGCACATCCTCGACCTGGAGGTCGGGACCGAGTGGGGACCCTTCATCCCCGTCGAGACCGCGAACGGCGTCACCCTGGACTTCGCGACCATCCCCGCCGAATCCATCACCGTGCAGCACTACGCGTTCCTCCTCTCCGAGGAGGAGTTCGACGTGGCGTTCGCGAAGATCCGGGCGGCGGGGGTCCCGTACTTCGCCGACCCGCACGGTCGGCACCCCGGCGAGATCAATCACAACGACGGGGGCCGCGGGGTGTACTTCACGGACCCGAACGGCCACGGGATGGAGATCATCACCCGCCCGTACGGCTACCAGGAGCCGGCCGCCGAGTAG